The Hydrogenobacter sp. T-2 region CTTAAAAACCACATAAGGCTATTTTATCAAAAAAAGCCCCCGGAAGGGGGTGAGGCACGAGCCTCAGAACAGGAAGCCTACCTCCAGTCCCAGCCTTGTTTGATTCTTTTTACCTTTGGTGGTGAAGGGATTGTCCGCTTTCACGTAAGAGAGCTCCGCTCTTACCATAAGAGGACCTGCCTTATAAGCAGGAGTAATCGTAAATGTCCAGCCCTTGTTTCCGTCTCCAAGACCTACAAGGTCTGTGTCTCCAGTATCTGAGTTGTCCTTGAAGTATTCTACTCTACCAGAAAGTTTTATAGCTTTTAGTTCATAGGAAAGATGCAAAGCTCCTCCACTTGCCTTTGCCTTTGTGGGCACTACTGCTTTTGAGCTTTTTGGAGCTTCCACATACATAAGGTCTGCACCGAAGGATAGATTTTCAAAGGTGTAGCTCGCCACTATGTTGTATTCCCTTTTATTTGTGGGAAAAGCGGTATCATTTGGTTTGGAGTCCTTGTCTGGAATTAGAAAGTTAAAAGATAGGGAAGCATCCTTTATAGGCGTTATGCCTATACTTCCTTCAAAGGCTACTTTTGGGTCAGTGGTGCTAAGGGTATAAAAGCCGTCGTTAATGCCAGCTTTCACCGTAAAGAGGTCTGTGCTGTAAGCTACCCTCACACCGTTGTTTATCACCGGTTGCATGTTCCATACCAGCCCTCTCTGAATATAGTTATTCAGATAGGTAAAAGCGGACTCATAACCTATTATGGTGGGCAGTTTTCCAGCTTGTAGGGAAAGCCCCTTTATGGGTGCATATTCCACATAGGCAACAGGAAGAGCACTAAAGAGGTCTGTAGTATCTGAGGTCTTTAAAAGCCCAACCCCTACCACAGGTATGGCATAGGCACCACCTATTAGGGTAAAACCGAAGGGTTCAGCAGGCTTTGAGAGGCTTATTATGGCTGAGCCTACATCGTAGCGAGTCTTCTTTGTGTCTGAAGTGTTGTTGCTGTGGAGCATGTAGCCTGTAAGGGCACCCTCTATCTTGAGGGTTCCAAGCAAGTCTGTTTTTAGCTCAAGGGCGTAGGCGGAGCCAAAGGCTCCAAGGACTGAACCTATGAGAGCTAACTTTCTCATGTCTATACCTCCTTATGAGATGTTGTATGCACTTTCTCCGTGCTGGGACCTGTCAAGTCCAGTTATTTCCTCTTCCTCTTTAACCCTTAGCCCAGTTAGAGCCTTTGCAACAAAGAGGATTATGGCGGTCATAACACCACTGTATACCACCGTCACTATCACAGACCATATTTGTGTAATAACCTGCCCGGGGTTTCCATAAAGAAGACCCTTGCCAGCTTCGTTTACGGATGGGTCTGCAAAGACGCCTGTGAGGATAGCTCCTATTATGCCTGCTACACCGTGTATGCCAAACACATCAAGAGCATCGTCATAACCCAGTTTCTCTTTTACCTTAGCCACCATGAAGTAGCATATGGGTCCTGCAGTCAAGCCTATTATGAAGGCACCAAACACATTTACAAAGCCCGCAGCAGGAGTAATAGACACAAGTCCCGCTATCACACCGGAGGCAAGTCCGAGAACTGTAGGTTTTTTCCTATGAAGCCATTCGGTAAACATCCATGCTAAAGCAGCGGTGGCTGTTGCTATGTTGGTGTTTAGCATGGCTACCGCAGCAAGCCCATTGGCACCTACCGCAGAACCCGCATTAAAGCCAAACCATCCGAACCACAAAAGCCCTGCACCAAGCACCACGAGAGGTAGGTTGTTAGGCAGTAAGACCGCATCCCTTCTCCTGCCAAGGATTATGGCTCCCACAAGACCTGCAATGCCAGCATTTATGTGGACTACCGTTCCCCCTGCAAAGTCAAGGGCACCATCCTCTGCCAAAAAGCCTCCGCCCCACACCCAGTGGGCTATTGGAACATAAACCAAGCTCACCCACAGAACCACAAATATCACCCAAGCGGAGAACTTAAGCCTTTCCACCAAAGAACCACTTACTAAGGCTACGGTAATTGCCGCAAAGGTAAGCTGAAACATAACAAAAAGGAGCTCAGGAATGGTGTCCTGAAGACTATCAACACCCACTCCGCTTAAGAATATTTTGCTTGCACTACCTATGATGCCTCCGATGTCTTCTCCAAAGGCGAGGCTATAGCCGTAGGCGAACCAGACCAAGGACGCAAGGCAGTATGCTACAAAGGACATGGCTATGGTGTTTAAGGTGTCTTTTCTCTTCGCCATGCCTCCATAGAAGAGAGCAAGACCCGGCAGGGTCATGAGCATAACAAGGGCAGAAGACACCAAAAGCCACGCGGTGTCTCCAGTGTCTAACTTTGGAGCGTCCTCCTCTGCAAAGGAAAGACTTACCAAAAGCAGTGGTATAATAGTTGTCAGGCGAAGCATTTTATCTCCTCCTTTGCCCCACCCAAAAGGGGCGGGGCGGTTTTTTACTTAGATATCAAAGTAAAGCTCAAACTCCTTAGGATGGGGTATGAACCTTAGCTCATCAATTTCCTTCTTCTTGGAGCTTATCCAGAGCTCTATAAGCTCCTCTGTAAACACCCCACCCTTTAAGAGAAACTCGTAGTCATTTTCAAGAGCCTTGAGGGACTCCTCCAATGAGCCTGGTAGCTGTGGTATGTCTTTTAGCTCCTCTGGTGGCAGGGAGTATATGTCCTTGTCAAAGGGCTCTCCAGGGTGTATGCGGTTTTCTATACCGTCTAATGCTGCCATAAGTATGGCAGAGAAGGCAAGGTAAGGGTTGCAAGTGGGGTCTGGGAAGCGAATTTCTATCCTCTTTGCTTTTGGAGAGGGTGAATAAGTTGGTATCCTTATGGCGGCAGACCTGTTTCTTGCGGAATAGGCAAGCCTTACTGGGGCTTCAAAGCCTGGCACAAGTCTATGGTAGGAGTTAATGGTTGGATTGGTGAAGGCGGTAAGTGCTGGTCCATGCTTGAGAACACCTCCTATAGCATACAGACAGATTTCTGACACTCCTGCGTATCCAGAACCCGCAAAGAGGTTTTGACCCTCCTTCCATATAGAGAAGTGGGTATGCATACCCGAGCCGTTGTCGTTAGGTAAAACCTTCGGCATAAAGGTGGCAAACTTTCCATACTTGTGGGCAACCATACGCACTATATACTTGTAAAGGAATAGTTTGTCCGCCTGATTTACCAAAGAGTCATAACGAATGTCTATCTCTCCTTGACCTGCGGTGGCAACCTCGTGGTGGTGAAGCTCTACCACTATGCCAAGCTGGGACATAAGGGAGACCATTTCGCTCCTTAGCTCGTGTGTTTTATCCAAAGGTGGCACTGGGAAGTATCCCCTCTTGTGTGGTATTTTGTAGCCAGAAGAGGTTATCTCTCTGTTCCACCAGCCCTCCTCTGAGTCTATTCTCCAAAAGGCGTAGTTGGCAGAGGTTCCAAACTCCACAGAGTCAAAGATGAAAAACTCCGCCTCTGGTCCATAGTAAGCGGTATCGCCTATACCTACCTGCTTTAGGTATTGCTCCGCCTTTTGAGCAATATAGCGAGTATCCCTACCATACCTCTCTCTTGTTATAGGGTCATAGATATCGCATATCATCACCAAAGTCTTTGGCTCCATAAAGGGGTCAATAAAGGCGGTAGTAGGGTCTGGGATAGCTATCATATCGGACTCATTGATAGACTGCCATCCCCTTATGGATGAGCCGTCAAAGCCTCTACCTTCCTCAAAGGTATCCAAAGACAGCTCATAGGCTGGGATAGTAAGGTGTTGCCACTGACCAAAGAGGTCAGAAAACCTCAGGTCCACATACTGGACTCCTTCCTGCTCGATGAGGCTTAGCACCTCAGCTGGTGAATACTTGGGCATGTTTAAACCTCCTTTATAAAGTTTTTAAATTGCCTGTTCTCCTCTTTCACCCGTCCTAATCCTCACTACATCCTCAACGGGTATTATGAATATCTTTCCATCTCCCACCCTACCTGTTTGGGCGGTTTTCATGATAGCTTCTATTACCTTTTCCACATCCTCGTCTCTGACCACCACTTCAATCTTTACCTTGGGTAGAAAGTCAATCACATACTCTGTGCCACGGTATATCTCCGTGTGTCCCTTTTGTTGACCAAAGCCACGAACCTCTGTAACTGTCATACCGCCTATGCCTATCTCCACAAGGGCATCCTTGACCTCGTCCAGTTTAAAGGGCTTGATTATGGCTTCCACCTTTTTCATGCTTTAACCTCCTGTGAGTTATTTTTGCAAAAAACATGCCAACCACAAGGAGCTGGCTAAGGGTTAATTTTACTACCTTTTAGAGAGACGAGTTTTGAGAAGTTATGTAAAGTTGTTTACAAAATTGTAAAATTGTTCACTCACCTTTTGCACAGCTTTTCAGCTCTACCGTTGCGTGGGCTATCTCTTCAAAGCGGGATATTATCCTATGGTAATGTTCAAGGTCGTAGTTTTCAGAGGTTTCAATCCCCACTATGCAGGCGTATT contains the following coding sequences:
- a CDS encoding porin, whose product is MRKLALIGSVLGAFGSAYALELKTDLLGTLKIEGALTGYMLHSNNTSDTKKTRYDVGSAIISLSKPAEPFGFTLIGGAYAIPVVGVGLLKTSDTTDLFSALPVAYVEYAPIKGLSLQAGKLPTIIGYESAFTYLNNYIQRGLVWNMQPVINNGVRVAYSTDLFTVKAGINDGFYTLSTTDPKVAFEGSIGITPIKDASLSFNFLIPDKDSKPNDTAFPTNKREYNIVASYTFENLSFGADLMYVEAPKSSKAVVPTKAKASGGALHLSYELKAIKLSGRVEYFKDNSDTGDTDLVGLGDGNKGWTFTITPAYKAGPLMVRAELSYVKADNPFTTKGKKNQTRLGLEVGFLF
- a CDS encoding ammonium transporter; this translates as MLRLTTIIPLLLVSLSFAEEDAPKLDTGDTAWLLVSSALVMLMTLPGLALFYGGMAKRKDTLNTIAMSFVAYCLASLVWFAYGYSLAFGEDIGGIIGSASKIFLSGVGVDSLQDTIPELLFVMFQLTFAAITVALVSGSLVERLKFSAWVIFVVLWVSLVYVPIAHWVWGGGFLAEDGALDFAGGTVVHINAGIAGLVGAIILGRRRDAVLLPNNLPLVVLGAGLLWFGWFGFNAGSAVGANGLAAVAMLNTNIATATAALAWMFTEWLHRKKPTVLGLASGVIAGLVSITPAAGFVNVFGAFIIGLTAGPICYFMVAKVKEKLGYDDALDVFGIHGVAGIIGAILTGVFADPSVNEAGKGLLYGNPGQVITQIWSVIVTVVYSGVMTAIILFVAKALTGLRVKEEEEITGLDRSQHGESAYNIS
- the glnA gene encoding type I glutamate--ammonia ligase: MPKYSPAEVLSLIEQEGVQYVDLRFSDLFGQWQHLTIPAYELSLDTFEEGRGFDGSSIRGWQSINESDMIAIPDPTTAFIDPFMEPKTLVMICDIYDPITRERYGRDTRYIAQKAEQYLKQVGIGDTAYYGPEAEFFIFDSVEFGTSANYAFWRIDSEEGWWNREITSSGYKIPHKRGYFPVPPLDKTHELRSEMVSLMSQLGIVVELHHHEVATAGQGEIDIRYDSLVNQADKLFLYKYIVRMVAHKYGKFATFMPKVLPNDNGSGMHTHFSIWKEGQNLFAGSGYAGVSEICLYAIGGVLKHGPALTAFTNPTINSYHRLVPGFEAPVRLAYSARNRSAAIRIPTYSPSPKAKRIEIRFPDPTCNPYLAFSAILMAALDGIENRIHPGEPFDKDIYSLPPEELKDIPQLPGSLEESLKALENDYEFLLKGGVFTEELIELWISSKKKEIDELRFIPHPKEFELYFDI
- the glnB gene encoding nitrogen regulator P-II GlnB is translated as MKKVEAIIKPFKLDEVKDALVEIGIGGMTVTEVRGFGQQKGHTEIYRGTEYVIDFLPKVKIEVVVRDEDVEKVIEAIMKTAQTGRVGDGKIFIIPVEDVVRIRTGERGEQAI